A segment of the Panicum hallii strain FIL2 chromosome 1, PHallii_v3.1, whole genome shotgun sequence genome:
acggtggtcgccgacggcgagggggaaccggccgggGAGGATCAGGGGACTAGGGCGGTCCTTGCTAgcggtgatgtgatggtcggggttgaccggagaggctggaacggcggtgaaccgaggcggcggcgatggagctcaaccatggcggcggtgttccggcgtggcggcgcatcgGCAGTGGACTGGAGGTTGGGCAGGAGCTCAAGGGAAGCAAGACGGTTCGATTAAGCACCTTGGCGAGAGTTGGGGTGGTCGGGAAGGTAGATCTCCACAGTAGACCGAGGTGGCGGCAGAGAGGTTGACGACGACTGCGGTGCTCCATTGATCAACGGCGGCAAAGGTcctgcgcacgagcatcagtgaGCCACGAGTGATGCATTGCAGCATTCAGTTGAGGCTAACAGCTACGAGAAGGGGGTGACCGATGGTGACCGTGATGACGGCGGGGAAGATgaacaccggcgagcgtcggggaggtgAAATTGGAGCTCGAAAGTAGTCGAGTGAAGGGCGGTGAGCTTCACGGAATCATGGCAAAGCTAGAGGAGGGGCTATCGTGGATCGAGAGGAGCtgtggtggtctgcccacggAGAGCAAAGAGGTCGCCGGAGAAGAACTCGAGCGGCGACGGTGGATTTCGAAGTTCGGTGTGAAATGCGAGTGCAAGAGAGAGCGAAATGGAGGGAGGAAAGCTACTGAGCGTCTTAGACCTGTAAAGAAGGGTGAGGAAGGTATGCACGGTGCCagccacgacggcggcgaggtggcggccgagcagagctcgggcagaggcggggcggcgtggagCGCGCGGAAGGAAGCCAAAGAAGAGGAGCTAGGGTGGCGGCTGGCTcgaaggcgacgcgtgggagctaccagagcaggaggtggcgccggcaaGGTTGCAGCGACGGTGAGCGGTGGCAGcctgcggcggcagaggggcggcTTGGTCGAGCGGCAGAGCAACGTGGCATGCTCGGGGAAAGCCAGCAGAGAGGGGCTAAGGCGGCAGGCGAGCTCGGGGACGACGTGTGGAGCGGGGCTAGAGCAATAGCTGGCCTTGGGCGGCGCGGCATCGGTagccagcggcggcgctgcggcacggcagaggggaagcagaggaggaagaagaagagggggggcCAGGGGCTGAATTGTAAGCTTTAGAAACTTTAGGGACCTCACTATAAAGCCAGATTTCCTCACTGTTTTatacctcaaatgagaaaatggtcaacataaaagttgtagaacttttcaaaccttATCACTTTTATTTatggttcaaattcaaaaactccaaggatagagctttatttaaaaactttggacttaattcaaacttttcaaagtttttgtccttagttaggtaaattccatatacttttggactgaattgcaagtttaggtaatgtaatgatgactaacacttttacactttgacctctagtcaaaattggaagttacatttctaatttaaatattttgcataaaaggactcctacttttgaaaattacacataagtccttatattcactcaatttcacacaattcaatacaCGCATTACACATTTTTTCCTAGTgagttacaattttgacacctagggtgtcacacataTTCTGCTTTGTCCTAGTAACTAGCATGATAATTCACTACTTTTAGTTGTATTGCATTAACTTGATGGAATGCTTATTAAGGACTTACCTCTTTCACCCCTGAAACCTTGAACACCAGGTTTTAATTTAATATGTTGAATAGAAATGCTTAGATGCTTTATGTTGGGATGGTTATATTATAATCTTTGGAATTTTTTTAAACATGACTTTATATGTTGTTACATTCCGGTTAATTGCAAGAATACTATATTTATTtagaatatggagaaccacctaagAAAATAGTACAAGCATAATGTCACATGGCTCTGACCCTATCTGATTAATTAGATGCGTAATTAACTAATGgccttaccgaaagggcaaggaGGGGTTCGGTGATGGGgatatagcccggtcctcttggggTAGCAGCCTTTGTTAAGGTTCAGaccattagggagggttatggaCCATACTGCTACAGAAAACCCTAGCGGGCCATTAGTTTCTCTGCGTGTTTTTTTAAAGGTTTTGTAGTGAATCTCttaccactcacctcggaagtgtttaagaggctagctacatcgggcaaatcgggagacacgaattgcggtgaaagtgtacaacctctgcagagtgaaaactgatatatcagctatgctcacggttacgagcaGCTTGAAACCTCACATGATAATAAAGAATGAATCGAATTGTGGTTTTTGGCTTTGGAATAATATTGTTTACTTTTTGCTTAAGTGGGTAGGTATAAACTAATACTTAGATAAATAGGTGCTCGCTAATAAAATATGACCAATTAAAATGCTAACCGCTATAAGCCTTTTAGCCTCTCTTGCTAGCCTTGCATTCTTTTCCGCACTTATTGAGTACCAAGTGTATTCACCCTTATCTAACTGCTGCTCAGAAGAGAACATTGAAGTGGAGAACTATGACTTCGAAGAGTTCTAGGTGTGCGTTCACCCGGTCAACTGCCCGTGGAAGAAGACGTTACCGAAGACTTGTTTAGGATAACGATGGAACGTTTATAATATTCGGAGTATAATAATATTATTATTCACTTTTGTTTACCCTTTTGAATATTGTCTTTAATATATTACGCTCTCTATGTCAATATATGTGTAAGAATAGATCCTATCACACATATGCTATGCATTCCATTTTGCTTCCAAAATTGGGTATGACATGATCGGAGAGGATCTGCAGTTTTCCCTTCCGCCGTGTTTGTCTTCCGCCGTGTTTGTCTTGTTTCTTCGTTTTCTGAGCTTGTTTGACATTGTCATCTGCGGCATGTACTTCATTGGATCAGTGCTTTGCTGATCCTAAGATGCATCTTTTCTTTCTTTGTTGCAACCATGATACGTTATACGGCTACTAACGGCTTGTTTGGTTCCACGCACTAAATTTTGCAGGTGTCATATCGAATATTTGACTACTAATTAggaatattaaatatagattaatgatAAAACTAATTACACAGATGGAGACTAATTTgcaagatgaatctattaagcctgaTTAGTCTATGGTTTAACAATatggtgctacagtaaatatgtgctaataatggattaattaggcttaataaattcttctcgtgaattagcctccatctgtgtaattagcctccatctgtataattagtgtaattaattttataattaccTTATATTTAGTTAGCATCCGAAGATTCAATGTGATAAGAACTGTCCTTGTAACCAAACACCACGTAAATGGTTTCTGCGAGTCACGTGAGAAATTGATGTTTAGGGTATTCTACACACGCTGGTATACTAGTAGCCGGATAACAGCAACTGCAAATTTTTGGTGGAATACATAGCCTGAATCTGTACTCTAGAAACGGGACGACAAGCAATGAGCTGAACCAAAGAACAGAACGAGTAATCAGTAGGTTGCAGGCAACAAACAGAATTAGACAGCGTTGATGTGTGGCGCTGATTCGTCTGAACATTTACATACCATCACGGCAAATTGCCCCAACACATCACTTCTCTGAATCGACATAGGCAGAAACAGAATAATAAGAACATAAAACCCAAAAGGTCAGTGCACCGATGATCCCTTCAGCTCGGCGCACCGATGATCCCTTCCAAGAAATTAGGGAAAAGAAAGGGAGCCCAGAAGAAAGATGATTTGATACAAGCTCAGAAGATGTTTTCTTCTTCACGGCACATCACAGGCAGTGTCAGCACTCAGCCACCGCTCTTTTCCGGCCTGATGCTGTTAGCTGCAAGGATAGTGAGAGTCAGGAATCTGAAGGCAGGGTCAAGATAAGCAGAGAGTAGGGAAGAAGTACTGACAGATGAAGAGAGGTCAGATGTCTTCAGAACTCGCAGCCTCTTCACTGAAGAAACAAACATCCTGCAGGAATCGAAGTAGCACACTTGTTAGCTTGCTCTGCAGTAAACAAACCTATAAACTGGAGGTGACAGGGTTCAACTTTGGGCAGCATTTCTGGGCAGAAGTTTGACAAAAATCTGTGTGTAAGAATATGCAGTCTAGGCCAATCAGACCGGATTTTAAATCTTTTCAAGTATAAATTTTGCTACCAAACTAAGAGAATGAAGTATTGTACTACTCGGAAATTCTGAATGCTAATAGAGGCTGTACCCTTTTTAACATAGCATTCCAAGACTAATAGAAGGGAAAACTTACCCCCAGGGAACATCACCAACCAGCACCCTGTCACCTTCATAATCCTCATAAACTAGAGTGTACTCGCCGCTTCCATCTAGTAAACCCGATATTGCCACCTCTTCCTGCGGACACTTCCTTGTACCAGAAGGCAGAGGGTCTTGTTGTGCTGCATGCAGAAATAAAAGAATTGAACAAATTGCAGCAGACACTGATCAAGcaactcaaacattcaaaataTCAAAAGCTACATAGCACGTAAGAGGGAAAATAGTCTTTCACCATAATGTTGTAGTCAAGGAGATAGAGCTGTTATTCATGTAACGGAAAATTAACACATACTTGTCATAATCTTGTATCAAGCAACGGTAAAAGGTACATGAAAACAAGTAGGATTGATCATGTACCTGCAAGGAGTCCACGGAATAGCTTGTCAACAGCCAGAGACAGATTCTCGTAGCTATCAAGGGCATTCAGGTCGATTTTTCTACCAATAGGAATGCCATCCATGTTAATCTTCACAAATGGAGCTCTTTTTATGGTCTCTTCAGGTTTGGCAGCCTTCTTCCCGTTCTGGTGATCAAGGGATGCTTTGCTAGAGGCAGCCAGATTTCTTCTGAATGTACGAACTGGAGGCCACCCGATAACTGGGGCATTTGGAGATCTGAAGTTCAAGAATGAAATGGTGAGACATGAGAATGAAGCATATATAGTGTTTACTGGATAAGAACTACAATTAACAAACTACAATTAACAAGCAAAGAAGTCCCTGCTAGTGAACGCACATAGATTAAGGTAGATGTACTGGTAAGTGGTAACTGAGAATATCTTAGGCTGTTTGTTTCTTGGAAATGTTTCCTGTTTAAAACAGTTTTAGTAACAACTTCTGACGACCGATATTAAGAGCCTTGAAATTTTAAGGCTTGTAGCGCTTGGCATGTTTGTACTGGTAAGTGGTAATCGAGAACAACTTAGGCTCTTTGTTTCTTGGAAATGCTTCATGTTTAAAACAGTTGTAACAACTTCTGACGACTGATATTAAGAGTCTTGAAATTTTAAGGCTTGTACAGCTTGGCAACAGAAAATTGTAGTAGACTAGTACTGGCCACCTTAGTACTGGCCACTAGGGACTAAGCTAGTAATAGTAGCAGCATAGTTTATTTTTATTCTAAAGAAAAGTAAACACAGAACTCATACTGTGGCATGGTTAAGTTTAAGGGGTGTAAACTGTAAACAGAGAGGCAACATGGCATGTTCAAATCCATGCACTGGCCACTAGGGACTAGGGACAAAACAAAGAGCACTGCACAGGGCCAAAAACAACTGCATCCCTCATAAATGGGAGGAGCTCCATCCCCATATCCAGCTCCATGCATGGCAGCAGGCAGATGAAAACAAAGCCGACGGCCCTTGAATCCTGGATTGTTTCGCCATGAATGAGGAGCAGTGCGGCAGGAGATGGAGCCACCACCCTCTTAAACTCATGCCGGGGCAGACGGGAAGAATAAAGAAATTATTGTGGGCGCAAACATTTGAACAGGACTAGCTGCCAACTCTTGCTACTAAAAAGCTGGTAAGAATTCCTTGCGGAATTCGGCATGTGAGGGGTTATGATTGATTCACACCTTGTCTGGGAGGCGTTGTTGGTGGACGGAAGGGCATGCCCTGTAGCGGCCGCTGGGGACCCCTTTGCCTTGCCTGCACAAGAACAAGGAGAAAGAAACAAGAGCAGTTCATGCCGAGAAATACTTTCCACTTTCATTGCTCCTGAATACTGACTCAAGAACAAAGCATCGAAACAAACAAGCTTACACAAGGAACGCATGGAAGGGCTTGTGCAGAACGAGAACATAAGATCAAACAGAATGAATTTATTGGTTCTCAAGTTTTGAAGTCTCAACTGCTTGACTCGTATTACTTTGGAAAAAATGAATTACTTTTTTTATTATTCAATTACTGAGCTTTATGCAACAACAGTTGTCGAGCACAAACTTAAGCTAGCACAAAATTACAAATATATAGGCCTCTCTTTTTTAGGCCTCGACCATGTCCTCTGTAATCTTAGTTTCTGAATAAGAAAGAACAGCCATTCTAATCATGTCTGAAACAgcaaattttcaagaatttttcTGCTAGGACTCTCTTCTTGCCTAATAAAAACTTAGAATTGCGGGAGAACAAAGATCAGGCCTGACAAAGATGCAAACTTCACATTTTTCATCGTCTCATATTCACGTATCTTAACAAAGACTAGCACTCTGGTAGCTCATTGTGCAATGCAACCAACCAACCAGACCAAGAACAACATTTGACATGAAAACTACTGCTGTCTGATGAGAACCATGGTGCTGCGATCCAGAGATGATACAACATACCTTGTGAGCAGGGAGAGAAAGCCGCGTTGGAGTAGCCGAGGGAGAGCATGGAGCTGCCGGCAGCAGAATGGCTCCCCTTCTCCCTGCCCGGCGCTCTCCAGGCGGCTGCCggccctcctccccctccgggGAGCCCGAGGCTGAGCTGCAGCGTCTTCTCCTCGTCGTCCCGGTCCCCCTGCCCCGGCTCGCCCATCCAGTTGTGAAGGGTCTTGCTGGCCTCTGCTGCCTCCCCcatctctcctcctcctcctcccacctCCTTTCAAGCTCCAATCAAGACTGCACGAGACGACGACGTGCACTGAAGACGCTGGTGGCCGGGCTCTCTTATACCCTGCAGCAGGGAGGACGAGATCAGGGGAACACTGGGTGAGTAAACTAGAAAGAAAACAACAGCTCGTCTCGGCAACAAGAAGGGGCAAAAAAtgtctttttaaaaaaaacaagtGCAGATGTGAAATCGGTGATGACCTCTGCTCCCTCGGCTCGCCTCCCTCGTGTTCGATGTCGGGGTCGACAGGTCGCCCAAGGAGAAGCGAACAAATGAGCAGACGCAGCAGCTGCTCGCAgctagaggaggaggaggaccaagcAAGCAAGCGAGGGGATTGCCGTGCGGGACTGGAAGTGCCCGGCCGGTCGCCTACTCGCCTCTAGTAAACCCGTGGTGAGCCGCTGGACGGAGCGCGGCGCAAGCAGAATGGGCAGCGAGCTGTTGGCTGCTAGCGGTGGGGAGGGGGTCAGAGGGAGGACGACGccgagagaggggaggggttgGGGGAGATTCCGCGGGGCTAGCACTAGCAGAGTGGGGGAAGTGGGAATAACGGGAATGGAGCACGGCATACGCCAACGTGCTGGATCATATGGCATCTATAGCTGTTGCTGCTGGTGGTGCCCATCTACTACACCGATGGTACTCTACCATCATGCAGGGCTGCAGCCTCCTGCTGGTGGTGCTGGTGGCACAGAGACGCTCTGAAAAGGTGGCAGGCGTTTAgttaacccccccccccccggattAGCGAAGCGAGGACGGTTAAGAGGGTCGGTAGAGAGAGAGGGTGAAGCAGGGGGGGTGGTGATCAGTGATCACTTATCGGTCAGCGATGGCGATGGGGAAGGGTGCTcgcaggagaggagaggaggcgaCAGGAGATGACAAGGGTAGGTGAGGGGATAATTGGGCGTGCAGGCGGGGAAGATTTGCACGATCCCAGCTTTTGGCCGGCCCGCCCTCCCGTGCAGCCCTGCTGCCAGACACGGTCCACGCTTCCTCCCTAGCTCTAGCTAGTAGCCTGCCTGTAGCATCATCTTTTTCTGATCTCCCTCTGTCCGCTCCCTCCCATGGCTCCCAGCCAGCAGCGGCAGCGCGTTGGGCTGCGAGCGAGCGCATTGCTGTTGCTGTTCCCCTGGGAGCCTGCTGCCGCCTTCTGCCAGTGCCAGGGCTCAACAGAGCTCGTCAGGAACAGGGCGCTCTTGCAGTTGCGCCAGGACTGAAAAGGTACGGTTTTAGTATTTTACAGC
Coding sequences within it:
- the LOC112899985 gene encoding auxin-responsive protein IAA7; the encoded protein is MGEAAEASKTLHNWMGEPGQGDRDDEEKTLQLSLGLPGGGGGPAAAWRAPGREKGSHSAAGSSMLSLGYSNAAFSPCSQGKAKGSPAAATGHALPSTNNASQTRSPNAPVIGWPPVRTFRRNLAASSKASLDHQNGKKAAKPEETIKRAPFVKINMDGIPIGRKIDLNALDSYENLSLAVDKLFRGLLAAQQDPLPSGTRKCPQEEVAISGLLDGSGEYTLVYEDYEGDRVLVGDVPWGMFVSSVKRLRVLKTSDLSSSLTASGRKRAVAEC